CGTTCATCGGGTACCCCGTGAGCCGGAGCTTGCTGCCGCCATCGTCAAAGCTCGACTGGTAGACGGCGATGCCCTTGTAGATCAGCGGGTGATTGACCTTGATGGTCGATTCGAACGTGTGGCCGTTTTCCAGATCGCGCACGACCACATCGCTGGCAAACAGTTTCGGCATGCCGGTCGAATAGAACTCGATATGGAATTTCTTGAGCTGCAGCGAGAACGGGAGCTCCTGCACCAGGACGCCTGTCGGCTGGTTCAGGATCGCAGTGCGGCTGGCCTGCCCTTCGGCAATGGCGGTATTGCCACGGAAGGTCGGGTTGCCCGTGCCCAGGCGGTGCTGGGCCGGAATATCGGCGATCACGCCGCTGCCGGTGAACGGCGTCTTGTTGAACAGCCACTGCTGGATGCGCACCGGCAAGTCCGAATCGAGCGTGCCGCCCACCAGGATCACGATGATCGACGAGTGCGCGAAGATGTAGCCGAATTTGTTGCCCGCGCCTTTCTTGGCCGTAACCAGCGTGCCGCCGTCCTTCTCGACGATTTTCGTGGCGTAGCCGGCGTGGCGCAGGCGCAGCGCGCTCTGCTCGGCCAGCGCGCTTTTGGCCAGCGGCGCCTGCCATTCGAGCTTGTGGTGGAAGTTGCGCAGCGAATCGAAGCGCACGTTTTCGCGCCAGCTGCGCATGTCGCGCATCATTTTCGGCGCGTTGCGGATCAGGCACAGGCCGGTGGACATGACCAGCACCACCAGGATCACCAGGAACCACCAGCTGGAATACACGCTGTACAGACCGAACTTGTTGAAAATCTCGAACCAGAATGGACCGAACTGATTGACGTAATTCGACATCGGCTCAGCCTGCTTGAGCACGGTGCCGATGATCGACGAGATGGAGATGATGGTGAGAAGACTGATCGCAAACCGCATCGATGAGATCAGTTCGACCGCCTCGGCCAGACCACGGCGGCGAGTGTTCAGTTCAATTCCGGTGGTGCTCATGCTTTACAACTTTCTTCCTGCGCGGCAGGTAGCCGCTTGCAGGAAGGGGGTCAGCCCGTTGCTGCCGCCCTTCCTGCGTTCAATATTGCTCATGCGAGATCGTGGAGTCTCTTAGCGCAAGCCGGCGATATAGTCGGCCACCGCGCGCATTTCAGCCGTCGACATGCGCTGAGAGAGCGTGGTCATTTGCGGGCTGTTGGCGCGGGTGCCGCTCTTGAATGCTTCGAGCTGGGCAGTAGTGTAATCCTGATGCTGGCCTGCAAGGCGCGGATATTGGGCGGGGATGCCGCTGGCGTTGGCGCCATGACAGCTAGCACAGGCCGCCACGCCACGCTCGGCGATGCCACCGCGATAGATCTTGCGACCCAGTTCAACGGTATCCTTGTTCTTGGCCGCGCCCGGCTTGTGCACCTGCGCCGCCAGCCACGCCGCGATGTCCTTCTTCTCGGCGTCGGTGAGCATCTTGGCGTAGGTCGTCATGATCGGCTGCTGGCGGTTCGGGGTCGTGAAATCGACCAGTTGCTTGTGCGTGTAGCTGGCGAACTGGCCCGACAGCTTGGGGTTGGCAACGATGGACGAATTGCCCGCCGCACCATGGCACGAGACGCATGCCGGCAGGCCGCGCGCGGGATCGCCCGCATCGTACAGCGCGCCGCCCCGGGCCGGATCAGCCTTGACTGCGGGCGCTGCAGTGGGCGCCGCTGCTGTTGCCGCCGGGAGTCCCCCGAAAACAGTTAGTGTGACCAACAATGTTTTGAGCAGGGGGGACGACAAGCGGTTCATACTAGCACCTTGAAAAAGTCAATAATTGAAGGTTCAGTGCAGCGCCCTGATTGCTTGGGCCATGGGGCTGGCAGGCAGCAATCAACCCCTTATTGTACAATAGCTTTGTTTCTCAAACGCCATTTCGTAGTCCTCTTACCCTCTTCCCCCCCCATGTCCAGATTATGGCAAGCCCGGTTCTTTACGACCGTGAATCAGTTGCGCGACCTCCCCGACACCAATGTGCCGGAAATCGCCTTCGCCGGGCGCTCCAACGCCGGCAAATCCACAGCCATCAATATCCTCACGAACCAGAAGGGTCTGGCGTTCGCGTCCAAGACGCCGGGTCGTACCCAGCACATCAATTACTTCTCGATCGGCGGCGCCCACGTGGGCCAGCACCGCAAGGATGCGGTTCGCGTTGATGAAATCGAAGCGCTGCTGGTCGACTTGCCGGGCTATGGCTACGCCGAAGTGTCGGGCACGGCCAAGCTGCACTGGCAAAAGCTGCTGGGCGACTATGTCCAGCGCCGCGACCAGCTCGCTGCGCTCATCCTGATCATGGACTCGCGCCGTCCGTTCACCGACCTCGACGTCCAGATGCTCGAATGGTTCGCCCCCACCGGCAAGCCGATCCACTGCATCCTGACCAAGGCCGATAAGCTCAACCGCAACGAATCGACCAATGCCCTGCGCGAAGCGCGCGGCGTGCTCGAAAGCTATGTCGATGAAGATGGCGTTGGCTTCCCGTTCACGGTGCAGCTGTTCTCGGCGCTCAAGCGCATCGGCATCGAAGAAGCCGATGCCAAGATTCTCGAGCTGGCCGGGCTGGATGGCGTTGCCGGTGAGTACGAAGGTGAGGAAGAAGAAGAGCACGACGAATCTGGCGCGCCGTCGGCGGACGACGATCAAACCTCCGCCTGATCCTGCAAGGAGCCACTCGATGAGCATCATCACTTCCGCCTATCCGGCGGCCCGGCCGCGCCGCATGCGCCGCGACCCGTTCTCCCGCGCCATGATGCGCGAGAACACGATTACCGCGTCCGACCTGATCTATCCCGTGTTCGTGCTGGAAGGCCAGAACGTGCGCCAGGAAGTCGGCTCGATGCCGGGCGTGGCCCGCGTTTCGCTCGACCTGCTGCTGAAAATGGCCGAAGAATGCGTCGCGCTCGGGATTCCTGCGCTGGCGCTGTTCCCGCTGGTCGACCAGTCAGTGAAGACTTATGATGGTGTCGAAGCAACGAACCCGGACGGGCTGGTGCCGCGCGTGGTCCGCGAACTCAAGCGCAACTTCCCCGAGCTGGGCATCATCACCGACATCGCGCTCGACCCGTACACGACCCACGGCCAGGACGGCCTGCCGGACGAGAACGGCTATATCGTCAATGAAAAGACGATCGAGATGCTGGTCAAGCAAGCGCTCACCCACGCCGACGCCGGCGTGGACATCGTGGCGCCGTCGGACATGATGGACGGGCGCATCGGCGCGATCCGCACCGCGTTCGAGGCGCAGGGCCATATCCATACGCGCATCATGGCGTATTCGGCCAAGTATGCGTCCGCGTTCTACGGCCCGTTCCGCGATGCCGTCGGCTCGTCGGCCAATCTCGGCAAGGCCGACAAGAACACGTATCAGATGGACCCGGCCAACAGCGACGAAGCGCTGCGCGAAGTGGCGCTGGACCTGGCCGAGGGCGCCGACATGGTGATGGTGAAACCAGGCATGCCGTATCTGGACATCGTGCGCCGCGTGAAAGATGAGTTCAGGGTGCCGACGTTTGCCTACCAGGTCAGCGGCGAGTACGCGATGCTGAAGGCGGCCGCGCTCAACGGCTGGCTGGACCATGACAAGGTCATGATGGAATCGATGATGGCGTTCAAGCGCGCCGGCGCCGATGGCGTGCTGACATACTTCGCGCTGGATATTGCCCGGAAATTGAAAGCAGGTTAAACACCCGCGCACCCAACAAAAAACCGTGCCATGGCACGGTTTTTTTACGACAAAGCTGGGGTCAGGTCTGACATTCGGACACGAGCTCAGCCTTTTCCACATCTAACGGTGTCTTGCCCCGTATCGGCATGGCCCGGTGCAAGCTAGTCCTGACTGCCAGACTGTCGAGGCCGTGTCCGAATGTCAGACCTGGCCCCGCTTTTTTCGAACTCCGACTGCTCTACTGTCGAGGTCGTGTCCGAATGTCAGACCTGACCCCGGCTTTTATTTGCCCGAATGTCAGACCTGACCCCGGCTTTTATTTGCCACATTCATTAGCCTCCCGGTGGCGGGCGGTATTCCGGGAACATTTCTTTGTACAGGAACTCGGTCAGTCGCGCTTCGTCTGCTGGTCGGGCGCTGAGCTTGACCACGCGGCCCAGGCGGTGCGAATCCCATTCGAAGTCGCCGGTCTTTTCCTTGCGGATCAGCTCGATCATTTTCTTGATGACGGCTGTTTCGATGTCGCGTGCGCTGCCCTGCTCCACCGTTACCGCCGTCAGCCAGCGCCGCTTGAAGCTCGGGTTCCAGCCGCGGAACTTCAGGTCCATCGTGTTGAACGTCTTGTTCGACACCGAGAAAATGCCGCCGGACTCGTTGCTGTCGTCGCGGCCGCGGCCGTTGATCGCGGCGATGTTCGCCAGCGCGTTGCGGTTGCCGCGGACGGCGTCGCTTTCCGGCGTTTCCACTTCGCTGCCCGTCGGCGCGCCCCGGCGCTCGCGCTGCGCTTTGACGTAGGCAGCCATGTCCATGTCGGGCGGGACTTCGGTCTTTGGCTGCGGCGGCTGTGGTGGCGGTGGCCTGCGCTCAACCGGCTTTTCGTCGGGAATCGTGATCGTGTCGGGCAGGCGCTTGACGATGACGCGCTCCGGCGGCGTTGGCCGCGGCGTTTCTTGCCGGGGCGTTGGCTTCGGCGCCGGCTTGGGCTTTTGCTCGCGCTGCGCCTTGGTCGGCTGCTGCAGCGGCTGGACAAAAAAGACGTCGGTTTCGCGGTCCGACGCCGGACGCGCTGTCTTTTGCTCTTTTTCGGGCGGCTTGAAGATGAAGATCGCGAGCAGCAGCAAGTGCAGCACGATCGTGCCGATCAGGCCGCCGCGCTTGGAGCCCTCGCGCTCGTAATGCGGCCCCGGGCGTACCAGTGGCTGCCCGCAGTGGGAGCAAACTTCGCTGTCCTGATCGTAGGAGTGGGGATGGTCACGCAAGGTAGATCGGTATCCTGGAAGCGACGTCTAAAAAAACAGCAGAGAGGCGCAGTCTAACCGTTTTAGAGTACCAACGCATCACGCCAGCGAGCGGACTGCCCCGCTGCTGGCGTTGATGGTTGTTACCAAATGTTTCCAAGGTTAAGCATGCTGGGCAATCGCGACATCGTCGGCCTTCGCAAGCTGTTCGTCCGTCATCGGCCCAGTGCCGCTGAAACGGTCCAGGTACAGATAGATGACCGGCGTGATGTACAGCGTGATGACTTGCGAGAAGATCAAGCCGCCGCACACCGCCAGGCCCAGCGGCTGGCGCAGCTCGGCGCCAGCGCCGATACCGAGCGCGATCGGCAGCGCACCCATCAGCGCGGCCAGCGTCGTCATCAGGATCGGCCGGAAGCGCAGGATGCACGCTTCGCGGATCGCCTCTTGCGGGCTCATGCCGAGCGTGCGCTGCGCATCGAGCGCGAAGTCGATCATCATGATGGCGTTCTTCTTGACGATACCGATCAGCATCAGGATGCCGATCATCGCGATCAGCGTCAGGTCCTTGTCGAAGATCCACAGCGTCAGCAGCGCGCCAACCGCTGCCGACGGCAGGCCGGCCAGGATGGTCAGTGGGTGGATATAGCTTTCGTACAAGACGCCCAGCAGCACGTAGATGACGCCGATGGCCGTCAGGATCAGGATCAGCTGGCTCGACTGCGTATCCTGGAACACGGCCGCGTCGCCGCCATACGTGGCAATCACCGAGGCCGGCAACTTCATCGCCGTACCCATCTGTTCGATGGCGGCAGTGGCGTCGCCCAGCGGCACGCCGGGCGCCAGGTTGAACGACAGCGTGATCGCCTGCAATTGCCCCTGGTGATTCACTTGCAGCGGACCGACCGTGCGGCGCACCGTGGCGATGCTCGACAGCTTGACCAAGTCGCCCGACTTGCTGCGCACCGACACGCGCGACAGCGCTTCGTCGTAGTAGCGGTCGCTGGCGGCCGCTTCCAGGATCACGTAGTAGCTGGCGGCCGTCGAGTAGATGGTCGAGACCTGGCGCTCGCCGAACGACGCGTACATCACGGTACGGATATCGTCCATTTCGAGGCCCAGCAGCGCAGCCTTGTCGCGGTCGATGTCCACGGTCGCTTGCAGCGCCTTGTTCTGCGAGTCGCTGTTGACGTCGCGGAAGCGCGCATCCTGCCGCATGCCTTCCAGGAACCGCTCGGCCCAGCCGCCGATCTCGCCGCCCGACACGCTTTGCAGCGTGTACTGGTAGCGCGCCTTGCTCTGGCGTCCGCCCAGTTGCAGATTCTGCTGGGGCGACATGAACACCTGCACGCCCGGCACGGCGCGCGTGGCCTTGCGCAGGTCGTCGATCACCAGGTCCATCGGTGGCCGCTCGCCGCGGGGTTTCAGTACCAGGAACATGCGGCCCGTGTTGCCGCCGCCGCTGAACGAAGTCGTGTCCTGCACGTACGGATTGGCGCGGACGATGTCGACCACCTTGCCCTGCAGTTCGGCCAGCGCGACCGACGACGTGTCTTCGGACGCTTCGACGTTCACGCGGATCTGGCCGATGTCTTCTTCGGGGAAGAAGCCCTTCGGCATCGTCATATACAGCACGGCGGTCAGCACGAAGGTGCCCAGCGCCAGCATCAGGACCAAAAAGCGGTGGCGCAGCGCCATGTCGAGCGTGCGGCCGTAGCCGTTGCGCACATTGGTGAACATGGCTTCGAAACGGCGACCGATCCACGACATGTCTTTTGGATCGACGTGGCCGCCATCCTTGAGCAGGCGCGAGCACAGCATCGGCACCAGCGTGAGCGAGACGATGGCCGAGACCATCACGGCCAGGCCGACGATCACGGCAAATTCGCGGAACAGCAGGCCGATCACGCCGGGCATGAAGAAGATCGGGATGAACACGGCCACCAGCGAAATCGAGATCGAGATGATGGTAAAGCCCATTTCACGCGCGCCAACGAGCGACGCGTGCATCGGCTTCTTGCCCATCTCCATATGGCGCACGATATTTTCCAGCACCACGATCGCATCGTCGACCACCAGGCCGACAGCCAGCGTGATGCCCAGCAGCGAGATATTGTCGAGGCTATAGCCGAGCCAATACAGCAGCGAAAGCGCGCCCAGCAACGAGATCGGCACCGTCACCGCCGGGATGAACGTGGCCGCCGCGCGGTGCAGGAACAGGAAGATCACCAGGATCACCAGCATCACCGTGCCGAGCAGCGTCAGGTTGACGTCGTGGATCGCTTCGCGGATCGACAGCGAGCGGTCGTTGACGAGCTCGATCTTGATCGAGGCCGGCAATTGCCCTTCGAAGCGGGGAATCAGCGCGCGCACGGCGTCGACCACTTCGACCGTGTTGGCATTCGGCTGGCGCTGCACCATCAGCGAGATCGAGCGCTCGCCATTCAGGCTACCCATGGCCTTGACCGACTGGTAGCTGTCCTGGACGTCGGCGATGTCGCGCAGGCGCACGGGCAGGCCTTCGCGCGTGGCAACGATCAGGTTGGCGAAGTCGGCCGCCTTCATCAGCTGGCCGCCGCCCTGGATCGTCAGCGCCTGCGTTGGGCCATCGAGGATGCCCAGCGGGGTGTTCGAGTTGGCCGCGCGCAGTGCTGCTGCGAGCTCGTCCATCGAGATATTGCGCGCGTTCATCAGGTCGGACTTGGCGCGCACGCGCACGGCGAAGCGCTTGCCGCCGTTGATCGAGACTTGCGACACGCCCTGCACGGTCGAGATCGCCGGCGAGATCAGATTCTCTGCGTAATCGTTCAGCTCCGACAGGTCCATCGACGGCGAGGTCAGGTGCATGAACAGGATCGGGGCGTCGGCCGGGTTGACCTTGCGGTAAGCCGGCAGTTCCGTCATCTCGAGCGGCAACCGGCGCTGCGCCACCAGCAGCGCGGCCTGGACGTCGACCGCAGCCTTGTCGACATCGATCGCGGTGTCGAATTCAAGGGTGATATTGGTGTCGCCCTGGGTGCTGCTCGACGTGATCAGCTTGATGCCGGCAATGGTCGAGAACTGTTTCTCCAGAGGCAGCGCGACCGATGACGCCATCGTCTCGGGACTTGCGCCCGGCAAGTTGGCCGACACGTTGATGACCGGCGTGTTATAGCTCGGCAACGCGGCGACCGGGATCTTCATGTACGACAGGATGCCCACCAGCACCAGGCTGAGCGACAGCAACACCACCATCACGGGACGGCGGATACACAGTTCGGACAGGTTCATGCCTGCTCACCCTGCTTGGGTTGCGCGGTGGAAGCCGGCTTGTCGGTGGCAGGCTTGGCCGCCTGCGCCAGGCGCACCTTGCCGCCCGGCCGCAGGTTCTGCTTGCCTTCGGTGATCACCTGCTCGGCGCCGCTCAGGCCCGTGACGGCGGCGTGGTCGCCAAACGCATACACGCGCTTGACCGGCACCTGGCGCGCCGAGTTGCCTTCGGCCAGCACGTAGACGAAGGTGCCGTTGGTCGACGTGATGATCGCCGTCTGCGGGATCACGAGGGCGTCCTTGAGCGTTTGCACGACCACGCGCGCGGTCACGTACTGGCCGGGCCACAGGCTGGTGTTGTTGTTGGAGAACTCACCCTTGACGCGGATGGTGCCGGCCTGCGCATCGACGGCGTTGTCGATGAAGCTCAGGCGCCCGGCGACCGGTTTCGCATCGGCGCCGCTCGTCACATGGACGTCGACGTTGCCGGCTCTCTGGGCGCCGAGCAGCGCGCCGAGCGTCGATTCCGGCAGCGTGAACGAGACATTGATCGGGTCGAGCTGGGTGACGGTGGTCAGCGACGTCGTCATCTGCACCAGCGCGCCCGGATGGACGTCGATGGCGCCCACGCGGCCCGACATCGGCGCGCGGATCGACGTGTAGCTGGCACTGACCTGGGTGGCGCGCATCGCGGCCTGGTTCGACTGCACCAGCGCGCGCTGGGCTTCCACCTGGCTCAGCAGGGAGTCGAGCGCACTTTGCGCCAGGAAGTTCTGCGCCACCAGCTCCTGGCTGCGCTTGTACTGGCGATCGAGGTCGGCCAGCGTGGCGCGGTCGCGCGCCACCTGCGCTTCGGCGCGCGCGACATTGGCCTGGTCGGCGCGGTCGTCGAGCGAGAACATCAATTCGCCTTCCTTGACGAACTGGCCTTCGCGGATATGGACCTTGCGGATGGTGGTGACGGTCTGCGGATGCAGGTTCACGGTGCGCACCGGCGTGACGGTGCCGTTGGCGAACAGCTCGACGCCGACGTCGCGCCGCTCGGGCTTGACCACATTGACGGTGACCGGTGGCTGGCCGCCGCCGGGGCCTTTGGCGCCCGGCGCCTGTGCCTTGGCCT
This window of the Oxalobacteraceae sp. CFBP 8761 genome carries:
- a CDS encoding efflux RND transporter periplasmic adaptor subunit gives rise to the protein MNKKNVGVIAVVAALVVAGGWYFNQGHEAKAQAPGAKGPGGGQPPVTVNVVKPERRDVGVELFANGTVTPVRTVNLHPQTVTTIRKVHIREGQFVKEGELMFSLDDRADQANVARAEAQVARDRATLADLDRQYKRSQELVAQNFLAQSALDSLLSQVEAQRALVQSNQAAMRATQVSASYTSIRAPMSGRVGAIDVHPGALVQMTTSLTTVTQLDPINVSFTLPESTLGALLGAQRAGNVDVHVTSGADAKPVAGRLSFIDNAVDAQAGTIRVKGEFSNNNTSLWPGQYVTARVVVQTLKDALVIPQTAIITSTNGTFVYVLAEGNSARQVPVKRVYAFGDHAAVTGLSGAEQVITEGKQNLRPGGKVRLAQAAKPATDKPASTAQPKQGEQA
- a CDS encoding YihA family ribosome biogenesis GTP-binding protein encodes the protein MSRLWQARFFTTVNQLRDLPDTNVPEIAFAGRSNAGKSTAINILTNQKGLAFASKTPGRTQHINYFSIGGAHVGQHRKDAVRVDEIEALLVDLPGYGYAEVSGTAKLHWQKLLGDYVQRRDQLAALILIMDSRRPFTDLDVQMLEWFAPTGKPIHCILTKADKLNRNESTNALREARGVLESYVDEDGVGFPFTVQLFSALKRIGIEEADAKILELAGLDGVAGEYEGEEEEEHDESGAPSADDDQTSA
- a CDS encoding cytochrome c4 — encoded protein: MNRLSSPLLKTLLVTLTVFGGLPAATAAAPTAAPAVKADPARGGALYDAGDPARGLPACVSCHGAAGNSSIVANPKLSGQFASYTHKQLVDFTTPNRQQPIMTTYAKMLTDAEKKDIAAWLAAQVHKPGAAKNKDTVELGRKIYRGGIAERGVAACASCHGANASGIPAQYPRLAGQHQDYTTAQLEAFKSGTRANSPQMTTLSQRMSTAEMRAVADYIAGLR
- a CDS encoding efflux RND transporter permease subunit, which codes for MNLSELCIRRPVMVVLLSLSLVLVGILSYMKIPVAALPSYNTPVINVSANLPGASPETMASSVALPLEKQFSTIAGIKLITSSSTQGDTNITLEFDTAIDVDKAAVDVQAALLVAQRRLPLEMTELPAYRKVNPADAPILFMHLTSPSMDLSELNDYAENLISPAISTVQGVSQVSINGGKRFAVRVRAKSDLMNARNISMDELAAALRAANSNTPLGILDGPTQALTIQGGGQLMKAADFANLIVATREGLPVRLRDIADVQDSYQSVKAMGSLNGERSISLMVQRQPNANTVEVVDAVRALIPRFEGQLPASIKIELVNDRSLSIREAIHDVNLTLLGTVMLVILVIFLFLHRAAATFIPAVTVPISLLGALSLLYWLGYSLDNISLLGITLAVGLVVDDAIVVLENIVRHMEMGKKPMHASLVGAREMGFTIISISISLVAVFIPIFFMPGVIGLLFREFAVIVGLAVMVSAIVSLTLVPMLCSRLLKDGGHVDPKDMSWIGRRFEAMFTNVRNGYGRTLDMALRHRFLVLMLALGTFVLTAVLYMTMPKGFFPEEDIGQIRVNVEASEDTSSVALAELQGKVVDIVRANPYVQDTTSFSGGGNTGRMFLVLKPRGERPPMDLVIDDLRKATRAVPGVQVFMSPQQNLQLGGRQSKARYQYTLQSVSGGEIGGWAERFLEGMRQDARFRDVNSDSQNKALQATVDIDRDKAALLGLEMDDIRTVMYASFGERQVSTIYSTAASYYVILEAAASDRYYDEALSRVSVRSKSGDLVKLSSIATVRRTVGPLQVNHQGQLQAITLSFNLAPGVPLGDATAAIEQMGTAMKLPASVIATYGGDAAVFQDTQSSQLILILTAIGVIYVLLGVLYESYIHPLTILAGLPSAAVGALLTLWIFDKDLTLIAMIGILMLIGIVKKNAIMMIDFALDAQRTLGMSPQEAIREACILRFRPILMTTLAALMGALPIALGIGAGAELRQPLGLAVCGGLIFSQVITLYITPVIYLYLDRFSGTGPMTDEQLAKADDVAIAQHA
- the hemB gene encoding porphobilinogen synthase encodes the protein MSIITSAYPAARPRRMRRDPFSRAMMRENTITASDLIYPVFVLEGQNVRQEVGSMPGVARVSLDLLLKMAEECVALGIPALALFPLVDQSVKTYDGVEATNPDGLVPRVVRELKRNFPELGIITDIALDPYTTHGQDGLPDENGYIVNEKTIEMLVKQALTHADAGVDIVAPSDMMDGRIGAIRTAFEAQGHIHTRIMAYSAKYASAFYGPFRDAVGSSANLGKADKNTYQMDPANSDEALREVALDLAEGADMVMVKPGMPYLDIVRRVKDEFRVPTFAYQVSGEYAMLKAAALNGWLDHDKVMMESMMAFKRAGADGVLTYFALDIARKLKAG